The genomic interval GTGCCCTCCAGGGCCACAAAACGGGCTCCTTGGTTGAGCGACAGGCCCGGCTGGTCGCCTCGCACCAAGGCGATGAGAAACCCCGGCTTCCCCTCCACGCCAGCGCCGACGGCGAAGTAATGGTCTGGCCCAAGGTTGGATACCCACGGCAGGGTGCCGTTGATCGTATAGCCGTCCGCGGTGCGGATTGCCTTGAGCCGAATGGGCTCGATGGCCGCACACGACTTCATGGGATTGGAAAGGCCGGTGCCCGCCAGGAGCCGGCCGCTGGCGAGCGCCGGCAACACGTTCGCCTTGAGCCAGCCGTTATCGCTTTGCTGCAAGTATCCAGCACAGGCGCTTTGACACCACACCAGGAAGCTGGTGGACAGGCACAGCTTGGCCACCTCTTCCATGACCCGGATGGTCTGGCCCAGCCCGGTTCCCATGCCGCCAAACTCGGGTGCCACGTGGCCAGCGTATCCGCCGAGCGCACCGAGCTGGCGCAGGAACGCTTCCGGGTATACCCCCTTGAGGTCGATATCCAATACCCGAGGGGCCAGCTCGCTGGCGATCAGTTGCGCAAGCCCGGGCAGTACCTCGTCTGGAGCGGACGATGACAGCCTGCGTGGTGGAGTGAAACGATTGGCAGCGGCGTGGTCAGGCACGGCAGACTCCTCGATTGACTGGCCGCGGCAGGCGTTCAAACCACCTTGACTTGAACGGCGACCGGGTTGCGCAGGGTGTTGGCCACCGGCGACCAGACGTTTGCGTGTTTGACCAGTTCCTCCAGTTCGGCGCGGGAGGCATTGTTCGCTTCCAGGTCCACCGCCACCCGGATATCGGTAAAGCCGAGCGGCTTGGCGGGATCCAGATCGCCGACGCCCCATACCGCAGTCACGTTGATGTCGCCTTCCAGGCTGAGTTCCAATCTCGTGAGCTCGATGCCACGGGCGATGGCGTTGGCATGAATGCCCACCGCCAGGCACGAGCCCAGTGCCGCCAGCGTCGCCTCGGACGGGTTGGGTGCCGTGTCGTCGCCGAGCAGGTACGGCGGCTCGTCGATCACGTGCGCGGGCAGCGAGCGCACATAGTTGAGCATGCGAAAGCGTCCCTCGAGCACCGTCTTGTTTTTGAGGGTGACCACTTTCTTGGGGTCGGCCTTCCCCTTTCTTGCCAGTTCTTCCAGCCCTGCCTTGCTGATGGGCTCAAGCACGGTCTTCGCCTTCGCGGTGGCGGTCTGCGACATGGATGCCTCCTTCTCTGGTTGAACGGAAACGGGTTCTGACAAGGACGCGAACCTTGTTGCAATACCCGTGCCACTGCGGCTCCAGCCATCGCGGAAACCCGCCGCGTCGGTCGCCGAGGACTTGTCGCCGCCTGCCATGCCGACGCCGGCACGGCGTTCCGCGGTGACCACAATGTCAACAATTTGTCAGCGCAAAGCGGAAACTCGGTCAGCGAGGAAGGGAGATGCCGAGCAGCTTGATGCGATAATTGAGCTGGCGCAGGGTGAGGCCTAAACGCTGCGCCGCGCGCGACTTATTGCCGCGGGTTTGCGTGAGCGCGTCCATGATCGCTGCCCGCTCCTCTTCCCTCACCAGGCGATAGGGGCGCACCACGCCCCCCGGCTGCACCGTCGCCGAAACAGGAAACTCGGGCGCGATGGCAGCGGACGACGGAACGGATTCGGTGGCCAATACCGCCTGGACATCGGAAGCGGTGATGGTCTGATTGGCGGCAAGCAACGCCATGCGCTCGAGCACGTTCCGAAGCTGGCGGACGTTTCCAGGCCACGAATAGGCCGCCAGCCTGTCGAGTGCGTCCGGGGTGATGTTCACGCTGCGCTGGTAGGTCTGATTGATGTGGTTCAGGAAGTAACGGGTCAGAGAGCGAACATCCTCGGGCCGCTCGCGCAAGCTGGGAAGGCGCACCGGAATGACGTTGAGCCGGTAGTAAAGGTCCAGACGGAATTGCCCCTGCGCCACCCGCTGCTGCAGGTCGTGGCTGGTGGCGGCGACGATGCGCACGTTGACGGGGATCTCGTGTCGGCCGCCGATGCGCTGTACCGTACGCTCCTGGAGCACCCGTAGCAGCTTTACCTGCATCGGAAGCGGCAAGTCGCCGATCTCGTCCAGGAACAGGGTGCCGCCATCGGCTTGCTCGAAGCGCCCCGGGCGGCCCGCCGTGGCTCCGGTGAACGCTCCCTTTTCGTGGCCGAACAGCTCGGATTCGAAGAGCGTCTCCGGGATGGCTCCGCAGTTTACCTTGATGAACGGCGCGTCGCGGCGAGCGCTGAAAAGGTGCAGAGCGCGCGCGAAGAGCT from Pelomicrobium methylotrophicum carries:
- a CDS encoding acyl-CoA dehydrogenase family protein, whose amino-acid sequence is MPDHAAANRFTPPRRLSSSAPDEVLPGLAQLIASELAPRVLDIDLKGVYPEAFLRQLGALGGYAGHVAPEFGGMGTGLGQTIRVMEEVAKLCLSTSFLVWCQSACAGYLQQSDNGWLKANVLPALASGRLLAGTGLSNPMKSCAAIEPIRLKAIRTADGYTINGTLPWVSNLGPDHYFAVGAGVEGKPGFLIALVRGDQPGLSLNQGARFVALEGTRTFACRFRNVVVPDSAVICHPDDFAAFVARIKPGFVLSQMGMVLGLVGACVELMRESDKSHSHVNCFLDDRAEHIAAALAQARATTYSLAKVVDAEGGASVLRDVLELRVVGSELALKAAQAAMLHLGARGYLMTSPGQRRWREACFVAIVTPALKHLRKELADMDHASRGGASCCA
- a CDS encoding OsmC family protein, with the protein product MSQTATAKAKTVLEPISKAGLEELARKGKADPKKVVTLKNKTVLEGRFRMLNYVRSLPAHVIDEPPYLLGDDTAPNPSEATLAALGSCLAVGIHANAIARGIELTRLELSLEGDINVTAVWGVGDLDPAKPLGFTDIRVAVDLEANNASRAELEELVKHANVWSPVANTLRNPVAVQVKVV
- a CDS encoding sigma-54-dependent Fis family transcriptional regulator; this translates as MVFAKVNTMTPPSPKIADSHAQWASQELLVIREIARLLGRSLDPGHTIREMLRLLSEFLGLNRGRVVLPDAEGGQLAIRYAYGLTEAEMRRGRYAVGEGITGRVYASGQTLIVQDIDAEPGFLCRAVERSRLPQETVAFLALPIEMDNQVAGVLGVHRLRHRNRQFAQDVQILRIVATLIAQILKINALVAQRTARLESENRALKFALERSAALHGIVGESPLIVNALRQIEQVADTDATVLLLGESGTGKELFARALHLFSARRDAPFIKVNCGAIPETLFESELFGHEKGAFTGATAGRPGRFEQADGGTLFLDEIGDLPLPMQVKLLRVLQERTVQRIGGRHEIPVNVRIVAATSHDLQQRVAQGQFRLDLYYRLNVIPVRLPSLRERPEDVRSLTRYFLNHINQTYQRSVNITPDALDRLAAYSWPGNVRQLRNVLERMALLAANQTITASDVQAVLATESVPSSAAIAPEFPVSATVQPGGVVRPYRLVREEERAAIMDALTQTRGNKSRAAQRLGLTLRQLNYRIKLLGISLPR